In Monodelphis domestica isolate mMonDom1 chromosome 4, mMonDom1.pri, whole genome shotgun sequence, one DNA window encodes the following:
- the LOC130458916 gene encoding zinc finger protein 665-like, which produces MFINDSKLILHQRIHTGEKPFKCNDCGKFFSHRSKLIIHQRIHTGEKPFKCHDCGKAFIRSSHLLQHQRIHTDEKPFKCDDCGKAFNQNSNLLQHQRIHTDEKPFKCDDCGKAFNQNSNLLQHQRIHTGEKPFKCDDCGKAFNRNSNLLQHQRIHTGEKPFQCNDCGKTFNQNSNLSVHQRIHTSERPFQCNDCGKAFNRSSHLLQHQRIHTGEKPFQCHDCGKAFSQSSYLLQNQRIHTDEKPFKCDNCGKAFNQNSNLSVHQRIHTSERPFQCNDCGKAFNRSSHLLQHLRIHTGEKPFQCHDCGKAFSQSSYLLQHQRIHTGEKPFKCNDCEKAFNRSSNLLKHHRIHTGEKPFQCHDCGKTFNQSSHLLQHQRIHTGEKPFKCSDCGMAFNQSSTLLTHQRIHTGEKPFKCNDCGKVFNQSSNLIVHQRIHTGKLIKKS; this is translated from the coding sequence atgtttattaatgactcaaaacttattttacatcagaggattcatactggtgagaagccttttaaatgtaatgattgtgggaaattCTTCAGTCATAGGTCAAAACTTATtatacaccagagaattcatactggtgagaaaccttttaaatgtcatgattgtgggaaggcctttattcggagttcccacctccttcaacaccagagaattcatactgatgagaagccatttaaatgtgatgattgtgggaaggcctttaatcagaattccaacctccttcaacaccagagaattcatactgatgagaagccatttaaatgtgatgattgtgggaaggcctttaatcagaattccaacctccttcaacaccagagaattcatactggtgagaagccatttaaatgtgatgattgtgggaaggcctttaatagGAATTCCAACCTccttcaacatcagagaattcatactggtgagaagccatttcaatgtaatgattgtgggaagacctttaatcagaattccaacctctctgttcaccaaagaattcatactagTGAGAGGCCAtttcaatgtaatgattgtgggaaggcctttaatcggagttcccacctccttcaacaccagagaattcatactggtgagaagccattccaatgtcatgattgtgggaaggcctttagtCAGAGTTCCTACCTCCTTCAaaaccagagaattcatactgatgagaagccatttaaatgtgataattgtgggaaggcctttaatcagaattccaacctctctgttcaccaaagaattcatactagTGAGAGGCCAtttcaatgtaatgattgtgggaaggcctttaatcggagttcccacctccttcaacacctgagaattcatactggtgagaagccatttcaatgtcatgattgtgggaaggcctttagtCAGAGTTCCTACCTCCTTcagcaccagagaattcatactggtgagaagccttttaaatgtaatgattgtgagaAGGCCTTTAATCGGAGTTCCAACCTCCTTAAACACcacagaattcatactggtgagaagccatttcaatgtcatgattgtgggaagacctttaatcagagttcccacctccttcaacatcagagaattcatactggtgagaagccatttaaatgtagtGATTGTGGGAtggcctttaatcagagttcgACTCTCCTTacacaccagagaattcatactggtgagaagccatttaaatgtaatgattgtgggaaggtctttaatcagagttcaaatttaattgtccatcagagaattcatactggaaagcttattaaaaaatcatga